In the Maribacter sp. MJ134 genome, one interval contains:
- the folB gene encoding dihydroneopterin aldolase: protein MGTVLVENIRVYAYHGCLPQETRLGSDYLVNISVKADLSKAAATDSLEDTVDYVHINHIVKEEMAIPSKLLEHVAQRINGRIFKELPTVKTSKVAVSKVNPPINGDVEKVTVTLKSKRT from the coding sequence ATGGGAACAGTCCTTGTAGAAAACATAAGAGTTTACGCCTATCACGGTTGCCTACCTCAAGAAACGCGGTTAGGAAGCGATTATCTAGTGAATATCTCAGTGAAAGCGGACTTGTCCAAAGCCGCTGCTACGGATAGTCTTGAAGATACCGTGGATTATGTTCATATAAACCATATCGTAAAAGAGGAAATGGCCATACCTTCCAAACTTTTAGAACATGTAGCTCAAAGAATAAACGGGCGCATATTTAAAGAGCTACCAACTGTTAAAACTTCAAAAGTAGCGGTATCCAAAGTAAACCCTCCTATAAACGGTGATGTTGAAAAAGTTACGGTAACCTTAAAATCAAAAAGAACGTGA
- a CDS encoding type IX secretion system membrane protein PorP/SprF → MRNKLLTLAFLISAFALKGQELTIPQLSQYLADNPFVMSPTYAGIGDHVKIRVNGLTQWVGIKDAPDTQSLAADMRVGEKSGIGALLYNDSNGETKQRGARVSFAHHLTLDRYDDEFLSFGISYNFNQFRIDIENFDALDPSVTDDRATTNHNFDVGLLYRYDKFYISANASNLIDKDLTKFNPIFEPNRLRNYYLYTGYRYSKSKNSNLEIEPSVFFQLFESDGRSVTDLNVKFRWYDFEDYYYAGVTYRFLNDQIGDPLYIAPIAGLKKSNFYFGYSYQIILNELLGYSTGTHVLTLGVDLFQGISNCRCTY, encoded by the coding sequence ATGCGAAATAAATTATTGACCTTGGCCTTTTTAATAAGTGCCTTCGCCCTTAAAGGTCAGGAGCTGACAATCCCCCAGTTGTCTCAGTATTTGGCAGATAATCCTTTTGTGATGTCCCCAACATATGCAGGTATTGGCGACCATGTAAAAATTCGTGTTAACGGATTAACGCAATGGGTTGGCATTAAAGATGCTCCGGACACACAGTCTTTGGCGGCTGATATGCGTGTTGGAGAAAAATCAGGGATAGGCGCTTTACTGTACAATGATAGCAATGGAGAAACCAAGCAAAGGGGAGCACGAGTTTCATTTGCACATCACTTAACGTTGGACAGGTATGATGATGAATTTCTATCCTTTGGTATCTCCTACAATTTTAACCAGTTTAGAATAGATATTGAGAATTTTGATGCTTTAGACCCTAGTGTTACAGATGATAGGGCTACTACCAACCATAATTTTGACGTAGGTCTTTTGTATAGGTATGATAAGTTTTACATCAGCGCCAACGCATCAAATTTAATAGATAAGGATTTGACCAAGTTCAACCCTATTTTTGAGCCCAATAGATTACGTAATTATTACCTCTACACGGGATATAGGTATAGCAAGAGCAAGAACAGCAACCTAGAAATAGAACCATCGGTATTTTTTCAACTTTTTGAGAGTGATGGCCGTTCGGTAACCGATTTGAACGTAAAGTTCAGATGGTACGATTTTGAAGATTACTACTATGCCGGTGTAACCTATCGTTTTCTTAATGATCAGATTGGTGACCCTTTATACATTGCCCCTATAGCAGGATTAAAGAAGAGCAATTTTTATTTTGGGTATTCTTATCAAATTATTCTTAACGAATTACTTGGCTATAGCACGGGTACTCACGTGCTAACATTAGGGGTAGATCTCTTCCAAGGAATTAGTAATTGTAGGTGTACGTATTAG
- a CDS encoding DoxX family protein produces the protein MKSFLEYPAEILLLIFLIVTFLQSGIDKIIDWNGNLGWLKGHFSKTPLKNMVPLLLGTVLLTEMVAGILCLIGLVQMATTGNTVMALYGAILSCLALLMLLFGQRIAKDYEGARTIAVYFIPAIFLVFLLQ, from the coding sequence ATGAAATCATTTTTAGAATATCCTGCTGAAATTTTACTGTTAATATTCTTGATCGTTACTTTTTTACAAAGTGGCATCGATAAAATTATAGATTGGAATGGAAATCTTGGTTGGCTCAAGGGTCATTTCTCAAAGACTCCATTAAAAAATATGGTCCCCCTACTTCTTGGTACCGTGTTGCTTACCGAAATGGTCGCAGGGATTCTTTGTTTAATCGGCCTGGTCCAAATGGCTACTACGGGCAACACCGTCATGGCGCTTTATGGGGCAATATTATCCTGTCTTGCGTTATTAATGCTCCTTTTTGGACAAAGAATAGCTAAAGATTATGAAGGTGCCAGAACCATAGCCGTCTATTTTATTCCCGCTATATTCCTGGTCTTCCTGTTACAGTAA
- a CDS encoding phosphoglycerate kinase: MKLLDDYNFENKKALIRVDFNVPLNEDFEVADTNRIEAAKPTIIKVLEDGGSAVLMSHLGRPKGARNPDMSLKHICAKVSDIIGVAVKFVEDCVGDEAEKAVQELQDGEVLLLENLRYHSEEENGDEAFAEKLSKLGDIYVNDAFGTAHRAHASTTIVAKYFEGAKCFGYLLAKEIDAIEKVMQTGEKPVLAILGGAKVSSKITIIENILDKVDDLIIGGGMTYTFIKAQGGEVGDSICEDDKMDLAMDILKQAKEKGVNVHIPVDVLAADDFSNDAQTQVVDVDKIPNGWQGLDAGPRTLEIFKNVITNSKTILWNGPVGVFEMENFAKGTISVGNFIDQATQNGAFSLVGGGDSVAAVKQFGFEEKVSYVSTGGGAMLESLEGKTLPGIAAILA, encoded by the coding sequence ATGAAACTATTGGACGATTATAATTTTGAAAATAAAAAAGCACTTATCCGAGTCGATTTTAATGTTCCATTAAACGAGGACTTTGAAGTCGCGGACACCAACCGAATCGAGGCTGCTAAACCAACAATTATAAAAGTTTTGGAAGACGGCGGTAGCGCTGTGCTTATGAGCCATTTGGGCAGGCCAAAAGGGGCGCGTAACCCGGACATGTCTTTAAAGCACATTTGCGCCAAGGTTTCTGATATTATCGGTGTTGCTGTGAAATTCGTGGAGGACTGTGTGGGCGATGAAGCCGAAAAAGCGGTTCAAGAATTACAGGATGGCGAAGTACTTTTATTAGAAAACCTTAGATATCATTCAGAAGAGGAAAACGGAGATGAGGCTTTTGCCGAAAAGCTCTCAAAACTGGGCGACATATACGTAAACGATGCTTTTGGAACGGCGCACAGGGCACATGCATCAACCACCATAGTGGCTAAATATTTTGAGGGAGCTAAGTGTTTTGGTTATTTGTTGGCCAAAGAAATAGATGCCATTGAAAAGGTGATGCAGACAGGCGAAAAACCTGTTCTTGCCATCCTGGGTGGTGCAAAGGTATCCTCTAAGATTACCATTATAGAAAATATTCTAGATAAAGTAGACGATTTAATTATTGGTGGTGGCATGACCTATACCTTCATTAAGGCCCAAGGAGGCGAGGTAGGAGATTCCATTTGCGAGGATGATAAGATGGACCTTGCCATGGATATTCTAAAACAGGCAAAAGAAAAAGGAGTTAACGTTCATATTCCGGTAGATGTTTTGGCTGCAGACGATTTTAGCAACGATGCCCAAACACAGGTGGTTGATGTAGATAAAATACCCAACGGCTGGCAAGGTCTTGACGCTGGCCCAAGAACATTAGAGATTTTTAAGAATGTAATCACAAACTCCAAGACTATTCTATGGAACGGTCCGGTCGGAGTTTTTGAAATGGAAAATTTTGCCAAGGGAACTATTTCCGTAGGTAATTTTATTGACCAAGCTACACAAAATGGTGCTTTTTCCCTTGTTGGAGGAGGTGATTCCGTTGCAGCGGTAAAACAATTTGGCTTTGAGGAAAAAGTGAGCTACGTATCTACTGGCGGTGGTGCAATGTTAGAGAGCCTAGAGGGTAAAACCTTACCTGGAATAGCTGCAATATTAGCGTAG
- the holB gene encoding DNA polymerase III subunit delta' yields the protein MLFKDILGLSHIKNHLAQSADAGRIPHAQLFVGPEGCGTLPMALAYTQYIVCGNKNGENSEGSMNCNLKFDSLSHPDVHFAFPVANSDKVKSHAVSNHYMQEWRQFISEQPYGNLFDWYRLIDIEKKQGQIGVDEALDVVKKLSLKSYEGGYKVMLIWMAERMNNAAANKLLKLIEEPPEKTVFLLLCEDEEQIIQTIRSRCQVLHFPPLSEDAITKALIEKGANKQEAIRIAHEANGNFNKAVDLLNEDSEDLVFEKWFIQWVRTAFKAKGNKGAIHELILWSEELAKTGREVQKKFLHYCITVMRQAMLINYGAEELAYMKIHDAGFQLKKFAPFVHENNIIIITEELEKAIYHIERNGNAKIVFTDLSIKLTRLLHKKPNQLKT from the coding sequence ATGTTGTTCAAAGATATTTTAGGGTTATCCCATATAAAGAATCACTTGGCGCAAAGTGCAGATGCGGGAAGAATACCGCATGCACAATTATTCGTTGGTCCAGAAGGCTGTGGCACCCTGCCTATGGCATTGGCCTACACCCAGTATATCGTCTGTGGAAATAAAAATGGTGAAAACTCGGAAGGTTCCATGAACTGCAATTTAAAGTTCGATTCCCTTTCCCACCCTGATGTTCATTTTGCTTTTCCGGTCGCAAATTCAGACAAAGTAAAAAGCCATGCAGTGAGCAATCATTACATGCAGGAATGGAGACAGTTTATAAGCGAACAACCTTATGGTAATCTTTTTGACTGGTACCGTCTAATAGATATTGAAAAGAAGCAAGGGCAAATTGGGGTGGATGAAGCGCTGGACGTTGTAAAAAAATTATCCCTAAAGTCTTATGAAGGCGGTTATAAGGTGATGTTAATATGGATGGCGGAACGCATGAACAACGCTGCGGCCAACAAACTCTTAAAACTTATTGAAGAACCTCCTGAAAAAACGGTATTTCTATTGCTTTGTGAAGACGAGGAACAAATAATACAAACGATACGATCAAGATGCCAAGTACTACACTTTCCACCCTTGTCAGAGGATGCCATTACAAAGGCTCTAATTGAAAAAGGAGCGAACAAGCAAGAAGCTATCCGCATTGCACACGAGGCCAATGGAAACTTTAACAAGGCCGTTGATTTGCTGAATGAAGATTCGGAGGATTTGGTATTCGAGAAATGGTTTATTCAATGGGTGCGTACTGCATTTAAGGCAAAAGGCAATAAAGGCGCTATACATGAGCTTATTCTTTGGAGTGAAGAACTTGCAAAAACTGGAAGAGAGGTACAAAAAAAATTCCTACACTATTGTATTACGGTAATGCGCCAAGCAATGCTTATCAACTACGGGGCAGAAGAACTCGCATACATGAAAATTCACGATGCTGGTTTCCAATTAAAAAAATTCGCGCCTTTTGTTCATGAGAACAATATTATTATCATAACCGAGGAGCTTGAAAAAGCCATTTATCATATTGAAAGAAATGGCAATGCCAAAATAGTTTTTACGGATCTGTCCATAAAACTTACGCGACTATTACACAAAAAACCAAACCAATTAAAGACATGA